The following proteins come from a genomic window of Populus nigra chromosome 6, ddPopNigr1.1, whole genome shotgun sequence:
- the LOC133697035 gene encoding probable inactive DNA (cytosine-5)-methyltransferase DRM3 isoform X3, which yields MSLLKMNFPAKEVEFAMDKLGENAPINEIIDFIIAAQIANNLDRETEDMPDIDAENKEDINDETLYGTMDKTLCLLNMGFSENEVSLAIDKFGSEVPITELANVICAHQLGETYVIKKKYSENSTASCSSAAEDSRSFGVETENNTRHHSFSWVKSETEDCRRDAILQSRDMNTKETRKGKRPRQEHIEGYQEAQPRHDSLEENCAGEQPKQEYDYGSSSYFEPEWVEEKVNSDTTTFGMPKPFKSNPCKILDQIAAKPPYFFYGNVATASSDTWGKISQFLYGIEPEFVDTQFFSALSRREGYIHNLPTENRSHILPKPPITLEDLMPSTKKWWPSWDARKKMSCRNFDSSGSSQLCDMLGRMLDDSRGLLSAEQQRDLLRHCQALNLMWVGPNKLSPLEPAHLEKILGYPLNHTLIADYPLTERMYSLRYSFQTDTLGYHLSVLKSIFPQGITVLSLFSAIGGAEITLHRLGIHLKGVVSVETSETNRRVLKRWWYSSGQTGRLEQIEDIRKLTSSTVERLVQNFGCFDFVICQNSFTRPSKIPGVGSGLESQHFFDFTLFNEFVRVLQRVRSAIERKR from the exons ATGTCCTTGCTGAAGATGAATTTCCCAGCAAAGGAAGTTGAATTTGCAATGGATAAGCTTG GTGAGAATGCTCCCATCAATGAAATAATTGACTTTATCATTGCTGCCCAGATAGCTAACAATCTTGACAGGGAAACAGAGGACATGCCTGATATTGATGCAGAGAATAAAGAG GATATCAATGATGAAACCCTATATGGAACTATGGACAAAACACTCTGTTTGCTTAACATGGGTTTCTCTGAAAATGAAGTTTCATTGGCTATTGATAAGTTTG GTTCAGAAGTTCCAATTACAGAGCTTGCTAATGTAATTTGTGCACATCAACTTGGGGAAACCTATGTTATAAAGAAGAAG TATTCTGAGAATTCCACTGCAAGCTGCTCGAGTGCTGCAGAGGACAGTAGATCCTTTGGTGTGGAGACAGAAAATAACACAAGACATCACTCTTTCAGTTGGGTGAAGTCAGAAACTGAGGATTGTAGACGAGATGCTATTTTGCAGTCAAGAGATATGAACACCAAGGAAACTCGTAAAGGAAAACGGCCAAGACAAGAGCACATTGAAGGCTATCAAGAAGCTCAGCCTAGGCATGATAGCCTTGAGGAAAATTGTGCAGGTGAACAGCCAAAGCAGGAATATGACTATGGTTCAAGTTCTTATTTTGAACCTGAGTGGGTAGAAGAAAAGGTTAACTCTGACACTACCACATTTGGAATGCCAAAGCCATTCAAATCTAATCCATGCAAGATTCTCGATCAAATTGCTGCTAAACCTCCGTATTTTTTCTATGGGAATGTTGCAACTGCATCTTCTGACACCTGGGGAAAAATATCCCAGTTCTTATATGGAATCGAGCCTGAATTTGTGGATACTCAGTTTTTCTCGGCATTGAGTAGGAGGGAAGGTTACATACACAATCTTCCTACTGAAAATAGGTCTCACATCCTTCCAAAGCCACCAATTACCCTGGAAGATCTGATGCCAAGTACAAAGAAATGGTGGCCATCATGGGATGCAAGGAAGAAGATGAGCTGCAGAAATTTTGATAGTAGTGGATCGTCTCAGCTCTGTGATATGCTTGGAAGGATGCTGGATGATTCTCGTGGTTTGCTCTCAGCCGAACAGCAGAGAGACCTCCTTCGTCATTGCCAGGCATTAAATCTAATGTGGGTTGGCCCGAACAAGCTATCCCCCCTAGAACCAGCTCATTTAGAGAAAATTCTGGGGTATCCATTGAATCACACATTAATTGCAGATTATCCGTTGACAGAAAGGATGTACTCACTCAGATATAGCTTCCAGACCGATACTTTGGGGTACCATCTCTCGGTTTTGAAGTCAATTTTCCCACAGGGAATAACAGTGTTGTCGCTTTTCAGTGCGATTGGTGGTGCAGAAATTACTTTACATCGTCTCGGCATTCATTTGAAAGGCGTGGTCTCTGTTGAAACTTCTGAAACAAATCGAAGGGTCTTAAAGAGGTGGTGGTACAGTAGTGGACAGACTGGACGATTGGAGCAAATAGAAGACATTCGGAAGCTAACAAGCAGTACAGTTGAGAGACTGGTTCAGAATTTTGGCTGTTTTGACTTCGTAATTTGTCAAAACTCTTTTACTCGGCCATCAAAAATTCCCGGAGTGGGTTCAGGTTTAGAAAGTCAACATTTTTTCGACTTCACGTTGTTCAATGAGTTTGTTCGTGTTTTGCAACGTGTAAGGAGTGCAATCGAAAGAAAGAGGTAG
- the LOC133697035 gene encoding probable inactive DNA (cytosine-5)-methyltransferase DRM3 isoform X2 produces the protein MGLQKPNSQSSDSLDCLFDDRGASNPPKYSTVTGVKEEPDVFDEVYDDKRMSLLKMNFPAKEVEFAMDKLGENAPINEIIDFIIAAQIANNLDRETEDMPDIDAENKEDINDETLYGTMDKTLCLLNMGFSENEVSLAIDKFGSEVPITELANVICAHQLGETYVIKKKYSENSTASCSSAAEDSRSFGVETENNTRHHSFSWVKSETEDCRRDAILQSRDMNTKETRKGKRPRQEHIEGYQEAQPRHDSLEENCAGEQPKQEYDYGSSSYFEPEWVEEKVNSDTTTFGMPKPFKSNPCKILDQIAAKPPYFFYGNVATASSDTWGKISQFLYGIEPEFVDTQFFSALSRREGYIHNLPTENRSHILPKPPITLEDLMPSTKKWWPSWDARKKMSCRNFDSSGSSQLCDMLGRMLDDSRGLLSAEQQRDLLRHCQALNLMWVGPNKLSPLEPAHLEKILGYPLNHTLIADYPLTERMYSLRYSFQTDTLGYHLSVLKSIFPQGITVLSLFSAIGGAEITLHRLGIHLKGVVSVETSETNRRVLKRWWYSSGQTGRLEQIEDIRKLTSSTVERLVQNFGCFDFVICQNSFTRPSKIPGVGSGLESQHFFDFTLFNEFVRVLQRVRSAIERKR, from the exons ATG GGTCTTCAAAAGCCAAACTCTCAGTCATCAGATTCTTTAGATTGCTTGTTTGATGATAGGGGTGCAAGCAACCCTCCAAAGTATTCCACAGTTACTGGAGTAAAAGAG GAGCCAGATGTGTTTGATGAAGTTTATGATGACAAAAGGATGTCCTTGCTGAAGATGAATTTCCCAGCAAAGGAAGTTGAATTTGCAATGGATAAGCTTG GTGAGAATGCTCCCATCAATGAAATAATTGACTTTATCATTGCTGCCCAGATAGCTAACAATCTTGACAGGGAAACAGAGGACATGCCTGATATTGATGCAGAGAATAAAGAG GATATCAATGATGAAACCCTATATGGAACTATGGACAAAACACTCTGTTTGCTTAACATGGGTTTCTCTGAAAATGAAGTTTCATTGGCTATTGATAAGTTTG GTTCAGAAGTTCCAATTACAGAGCTTGCTAATGTAATTTGTGCACATCAACTTGGGGAAACCTATGTTATAAAGAAGAAG TATTCTGAGAATTCCACTGCAAGCTGCTCGAGTGCTGCAGAGGACAGTAGATCCTTTGGTGTGGAGACAGAAAATAACACAAGACATCACTCTTTCAGTTGGGTGAAGTCAGAAACTGAGGATTGTAGACGAGATGCTATTTTGCAGTCAAGAGATATGAACACCAAGGAAACTCGTAAAGGAAAACGGCCAAGACAAGAGCACATTGAAGGCTATCAAGAAGCTCAGCCTAGGCATGATAGCCTTGAGGAAAATTGTGCAGGTGAACAGCCAAAGCAGGAATATGACTATGGTTCAAGTTCTTATTTTGAACCTGAGTGGGTAGAAGAAAAGGTTAACTCTGACACTACCACATTTGGAATGCCAAAGCCATTCAAATCTAATCCATGCAAGATTCTCGATCAAATTGCTGCTAAACCTCCGTATTTTTTCTATGGGAATGTTGCAACTGCATCTTCTGACACCTGGGGAAAAATATCCCAGTTCTTATATGGAATCGAGCCTGAATTTGTGGATACTCAGTTTTTCTCGGCATTGAGTAGGAGGGAAGGTTACATACACAATCTTCCTACTGAAAATAGGTCTCACATCCTTCCAAAGCCACCAATTACCCTGGAAGATCTGATGCCAAGTACAAAGAAATGGTGGCCATCATGGGATGCAAGGAAGAAGATGAGCTGCAGAAATTTTGATAGTAGTGGATCGTCTCAGCTCTGTGATATGCTTGGAAGGATGCTGGATGATTCTCGTGGTTTGCTCTCAGCCGAACAGCAGAGAGACCTCCTTCGTCATTGCCAGGCATTAAATCTAATGTGGGTTGGCCCGAACAAGCTATCCCCCCTAGAACCAGCTCATTTAGAGAAAATTCTGGGGTATCCATTGAATCACACATTAATTGCAGATTATCCGTTGACAGAAAGGATGTACTCACTCAGATATAGCTTCCAGACCGATACTTTGGGGTACCATCTCTCGGTTTTGAAGTCAATTTTCCCACAGGGAATAACAGTGTTGTCGCTTTTCAGTGCGATTGGTGGTGCAGAAATTACTTTACATCGTCTCGGCATTCATTTGAAAGGCGTGGTCTCTGTTGAAACTTCTGAAACAAATCGAAGGGTCTTAAAGAGGTGGTGGTACAGTAGTGGACAGACTGGACGATTGGAGCAAATAGAAGACATTCGGAAGCTAACAAGCAGTACAGTTGAGAGACTGGTTCAGAATTTTGGCTGTTTTGACTTCGTAATTTGTCAAAACTCTTTTACTCGGCCATCAAAAATTCCCGGAGTGGGTTCAGGTTTAGAAAGTCAACATTTTTTCGACTTCACGTTGTTCAATGAGTTTGTTCGTGTTTTGCAACGTGTAAGGAGTGCAATCGAAAGAAAGAGGTAG
- the LOC133697035 gene encoding probable inactive DNA (cytosine-5)-methyltransferase DRM3 isoform X1 has product MEDPNRSRSSSDWNNNNKNLIKPKHEKLDFDLAFESLRSREVGDNVASSSRSYLRSFFTEMGYSPSLVNRVIEENGEDNVDLLLEILMECSGLQKPNSQSSDSLDCLFDDRGASNPPKYSTVTGVKEEPDVFDEVYDDKRMSLLKMNFPAKEVEFAMDKLGENAPINEIIDFIIAAQIANNLDRETEDMPDIDAENKEDINDETLYGTMDKTLCLLNMGFSENEVSLAIDKFGSEVPITELANVICAHQLGETYVIKKKYSENSTASCSSAAEDSRSFGVETENNTRHHSFSWVKSETEDCRRDAILQSRDMNTKETRKGKRPRQEHIEGYQEAQPRHDSLEENCAGEQPKQEYDYGSSSYFEPEWVEEKVNSDTTTFGMPKPFKSNPCKILDQIAAKPPYFFYGNVATASSDTWGKISQFLYGIEPEFVDTQFFSALSRREGYIHNLPTENRSHILPKPPITLEDLMPSTKKWWPSWDARKKMSCRNFDSSGSSQLCDMLGRMLDDSRGLLSAEQQRDLLRHCQALNLMWVGPNKLSPLEPAHLEKILGYPLNHTLIADYPLTERMYSLRYSFQTDTLGYHLSVLKSIFPQGITVLSLFSAIGGAEITLHRLGIHLKGVVSVETSETNRRVLKRWWYSSGQTGRLEQIEDIRKLTSSTVERLVQNFGCFDFVICQNSFTRPSKIPGVGSGLESQHFFDFTLFNEFVRVLQRVRSAIERKR; this is encoded by the exons ATG GAGGATCCAAATAGAAGCAGAAGCAGCAGCGATTGgaataacaacaacaagaatTTAATAAAGCCAAAGCATGAGAAATTGGATTTTGATTTGGCATTTGAGAGTCTGCGGTCAAGGGAAGTTGGG GATAATGTAGCAAGTTCATCTCGAAGCTATTTAAGATCATTTTTTACTGAAATGGGATACTCTCCGTCTCTTGTCAACAGAGTGATTGAGGAAAATG GTGAAGACAATGTCGACCTGTTATTGGAGATTCTCATGGAATGTTCT GGTCTTCAAAAGCCAAACTCTCAGTCATCAGATTCTTTAGATTGCTTGTTTGATGATAGGGGTGCAAGCAACCCTCCAAAGTATTCCACAGTTACTGGAGTAAAAGAG GAGCCAGATGTGTTTGATGAAGTTTATGATGACAAAAGGATGTCCTTGCTGAAGATGAATTTCCCAGCAAAGGAAGTTGAATTTGCAATGGATAAGCTTG GTGAGAATGCTCCCATCAATGAAATAATTGACTTTATCATTGCTGCCCAGATAGCTAACAATCTTGACAGGGAAACAGAGGACATGCCTGATATTGATGCAGAGAATAAAGAG GATATCAATGATGAAACCCTATATGGAACTATGGACAAAACACTCTGTTTGCTTAACATGGGTTTCTCTGAAAATGAAGTTTCATTGGCTATTGATAAGTTTG GTTCAGAAGTTCCAATTACAGAGCTTGCTAATGTAATTTGTGCACATCAACTTGGGGAAACCTATGTTATAAAGAAGAAG TATTCTGAGAATTCCACTGCAAGCTGCTCGAGTGCTGCAGAGGACAGTAGATCCTTTGGTGTGGAGACAGAAAATAACACAAGACATCACTCTTTCAGTTGGGTGAAGTCAGAAACTGAGGATTGTAGACGAGATGCTATTTTGCAGTCAAGAGATATGAACACCAAGGAAACTCGTAAAGGAAAACGGCCAAGACAAGAGCACATTGAAGGCTATCAAGAAGCTCAGCCTAGGCATGATAGCCTTGAGGAAAATTGTGCAGGTGAACAGCCAAAGCAGGAATATGACTATGGTTCAAGTTCTTATTTTGAACCTGAGTGGGTAGAAGAAAAGGTTAACTCTGACACTACCACATTTGGAATGCCAAAGCCATTCAAATCTAATCCATGCAAGATTCTCGATCAAATTGCTGCTAAACCTCCGTATTTTTTCTATGGGAATGTTGCAACTGCATCTTCTGACACCTGGGGAAAAATATCCCAGTTCTTATATGGAATCGAGCCTGAATTTGTGGATACTCAGTTTTTCTCGGCATTGAGTAGGAGGGAAGGTTACATACACAATCTTCCTACTGAAAATAGGTCTCACATCCTTCCAAAGCCACCAATTACCCTGGAAGATCTGATGCCAAGTACAAAGAAATGGTGGCCATCATGGGATGCAAGGAAGAAGATGAGCTGCAGAAATTTTGATAGTAGTGGATCGTCTCAGCTCTGTGATATGCTTGGAAGGATGCTGGATGATTCTCGTGGTTTGCTCTCAGCCGAACAGCAGAGAGACCTCCTTCGTCATTGCCAGGCATTAAATCTAATGTGGGTTGGCCCGAACAAGCTATCCCCCCTAGAACCAGCTCATTTAGAGAAAATTCTGGGGTATCCATTGAATCACACATTAATTGCAGATTATCCGTTGACAGAAAGGATGTACTCACTCAGATATAGCTTCCAGACCGATACTTTGGGGTACCATCTCTCGGTTTTGAAGTCAATTTTCCCACAGGGAATAACAGTGTTGTCGCTTTTCAGTGCGATTGGTGGTGCAGAAATTACTTTACATCGTCTCGGCATTCATTTGAAAGGCGTGGTCTCTGTTGAAACTTCTGAAACAAATCGAAGGGTCTTAAAGAGGTGGTGGTACAGTAGTGGACAGACTGGACGATTGGAGCAAATAGAAGACATTCGGAAGCTAACAAGCAGTACAGTTGAGAGACTGGTTCAGAATTTTGGCTGTTTTGACTTCGTAATTTGTCAAAACTCTTTTACTCGGCCATCAAAAATTCCCGGAGTGGGTTCAGGTTTAGAAAGTCAACATTTTTTCGACTTCACGTTGTTCAATGAGTTTGTTCGTGTTTTGCAACGTGTAAGGAGTGCAATCGAAAGAAAGAGGTAG